The Aythya fuligula isolate bAytFul2 chromosome 5, bAytFul2.pri, whole genome shotgun sequence sequence cttccagaactgctccagatacgggtccgtaccacggggtccatccctcaggagcaaactgctccaacctggctcccccacgggcagcagctcctgccccatcacctgctcctgcgtgggctcctctccacgggctacaggtccggcgcagaatctgctccggcaggggtcttccacagcctccatcggtgcagggccacctgctccaccacggtctcctccacgggctgcagcgaggaaccctgctccaccgtggtactcaattaaaaatttcaaatggAAGATCTCATTCAAGTAACATATTTTACCTTTTGCCTTCATGTACCAAAATCCTGATCAGCTTTAGCTCCTGAACAAGCAAAGAGCACAGCACAATGTTATTGTGATCATtttgcagcaaaataaaattgtgctGGGAAGCTTTgtacacagaaggaaaatcagCCGTGtggaaaatacaaagagaaCATCCAACCCCATGCACAACCAGGCCGCAGAGCTGCtcagtggcagagatgaagttCTTCTGGCACATAGCTGTGAATTCTCAGCAGGACAGTTTCCACCTCAGATGcatgcagctctgtgcctgtATCGTGGTGGGCAATGTTTTTACCCCCTATGTCTTGAAGACAGTCGCCATGCACCTGCTGAACACCATCCCTCTGGAAAGATGGCACAGGAGGGAGTTTTTGCAGCGGATGGATGACATCATGGAGCACCTGCACTTGTGCCTGAGGAAGAAATGCCTGGACCTCTTCTGGTTAGGAAACGAACGAATGCCTGAGGAGATCATCTTGCCTCCGGATTTACAAATGTCCAAACCACCCATCCTCTTCTGGCACATAGCAAAGGACAGGACTAACTATTCCCAGGCGCTGCATGAGTTCTGTGAGCTGCAAGATCGGCTCACAAGAATGCTGACCTTTGGGAACTGAAAGAGTCCTTCAAGCACAGAGCTCTCCGGGGCACTGAGCTGACAGCAGGCAATGACCTCCCACCACAGACAGAAGAGGGGAGAACGCAGGACACAGAAGAGGATGGGAAAACTCTGTGCACCAAACTGCTGTCAAGTGCGGCAAGGTCCTCATATGGACAGTCTGCCCACTGCAGAGCCAGTGATGACTACGGTGGCTACAAATATGAATGTTTGCCACGTGCAGCAGAGTACACTGGAcacagagaagctgctgctcagtTGGCAGCGGGAGGTGCTCctgtgtgttttctctctcccactTGAGGGAGGCAGATCCCACGCTGCTGAAGAGGGGAGGCTTGAAGCAGAGACTTGTGTTAGCAGCAGGACAGTGACCACCCGGCCTCCTGGAGCATGTCCATTCACTCTGGGAGCTTTGACCTCTGCTAGAAAACCCAATATATTGCCTGCTTGAATCAATGCTTTGAGAGATTAATTTCTTCTTGAGAATAACCCTGGGGGCTTCCACAGGCAGTACAAAGGGAGCCTGAGGAGCTCCATCTGGCCACGTGCCTCTGCTTTCGGGTGACAACAGGgcctgggctgcccagggcagctggGAGTCGCTGTGCCACGGTGGGCACCGAGGGCGGGGCGGGGGTCCTGTGATGCGGTGTGGGCGCAGGTGACATCACAGAGGACGTGTCACAGTGGGGGGGAGGCTTTAAAGGCAGTCGCGGGCAGCGCTGCTTCACTTTGGCCTGAGCCATTGGTGAGTGCAGCGGAAGGGGAAGACTGGGTTGGGCCAGGGCAGGGCTCGTGGCTGTCCCCGCTGGCACTGCCCAcagtccctgctgcctcccagctccctcgCCCCCTCTCCTACCTGACCCCAGGGGCCTGTGGCTCCTgccgcagctccctcagccgccatccagctcccacccagccccactgacgtgcttctctctctttcagacCATGGTTTCGGCAGCTTTCTATTTCCTGGCGTTCTTGGGCTTAGTCGAGATCCCAAAGAAAGTCGGGGATGAATTGGATGAAGCTACGAATGAGCGCATGCGGCAGTATGCGGAGGAGATGCAACAACGCATGGCGCAGCTGCTGTTGGAAATTGAGCAGatagagaagcagcagagctcgATGCATATGGGAGCCCTGCTCTTATCTGTGATGCAGACTTGGCAGTTCTGGGCCTGGCTTGGTGTTATTCTCCTGTATATTTTGAACGTGTGGCTGCTCTTTAGAGATCTCCTAGGACATGAAAACAACATTGAGGAAGAAAGCTCTAGCAGCGATGATGACCAGCAGGTTAATAACAGAAATCGTTTTGAAGGACGGGATGAAGGGAGGATTTTTGCAGAGAGAATCCAGTGGCCAGTGCAGCACATCCAAATCAACTGTCAAGTGATGATGTCGATGGTGGGAGACCTCCTCTACTTCACCCGACGTTCTGTGTCAAACACTTACTTTCCAGTGCTGCATCCACCCATTGGAGTGGGCAGTGCCTTTGAAGGCTGGACTCCCTTGGAGGACTATAATATTGTCTATCGCATTTTCGTACCCATATCGGCTCCTCGTGGGCACTCCTTCCACCTGGAGCTGGGCAACGAAGAGGAGCTACCATCAAAGAATTCTCGTATTCGCGTGGAGCTGGAGTGCACGTGCGCGAGGGAGCAGAGCTTTGGGAACGTGCAGTGCTTCCTCCACCAACCTGAGGAGGAGCTGAGAAGAAATCGGGAGCCCAACCTCCTACAAACACTGTGCACTGGATCATACCTGGATGTGCATAAAACCTCCTTCTGGTTCCAGCAGATGATGAAAGCCGCATGGAAATTTTTGCCTGAGTCGGCCAGACATCACATTggtgtgctgccatccagacgCTCCTGCAAGCTCCGTGTGTTTGATGCCTTCGATAGAATCCGCTTTGTTGAGTTGATTTTTGGAGTGCAACAAGGTGATTCAGACATTTTTCTCAGCAGCGAGAACACTGATGCTATCTTTACCCCGGACACAGTATGGCCACAAAGCTGCacagtggcagagatgaagttCTTCCGGTACATAAAAGCGCATGTCCCGCAGGACAGTTACCACCTCAGATGCATGCAGCTCTGTGCCCGTATCGTGGTGGGCAGAGATTTTACCCCCTATGTCTTGAAGACAGTCGTCATGCACCTGCTGAACACCATCCCTTTGGAAAGATGGTGCAGGAGGGAGTTTTTGCAGCGGATGGATGACATCGTGGAGTACCTGCACTGCTGCATAGTGGAGAAACGCCTGGACCACTTCTTCTTAGGGAACAAGGAAGTGCCTGACGAGGTCACCTTGCATCCAGatttcctaacatccagcccACTCAACCTCTTCCAGGACATGGCAGAGGATCCAAATGTCCATGCCCGGGCACTGCGTGAAGTCCAGTATCTGCGAGAACGGCTCGCAAGACTGTTGACGTTTGGGTACTGAGAGAGGCCTTCAGGCAGAGCTCTCCGGGGCACTCTGCTGACAGCTGGCAATGACCTCCCACCACagaaagaagaggggagaaCGCAGGACACAGAAAAAGACGGGAAAACTCCGTGCAGCAACCCACTGCCAAGTGTGGCAAGATCCCCGTATGGACAATCTACCAAGCGTAGTAACCACTGATGACTACGGTGGCTACAACCACAACTGCTTGCCacatgctgcagagctgagcatgCTGGACATGGAGAAGATGCTGCTCAGTTGGCAGTGGGAATTGCTCCTCCGTGTTCCCTCC is a genomic window containing:
- the LOC116489453 gene encoding inositol 1,4,5-trisphosphate receptor-interacting protein-like 1 — protein: MVSAAFYFLAFLGLVEIPKKVGDELDEATNERMRQYAEEMQQRMAQLLLEIEQIEKQQSSMHMGALLLSVMQTWQFWAWLGVILLYILNVWLLFRDLLGHENNIEEESSSSDDDQQVNNRNRFEGRDEGRIFAERIQWPVQHIQINCQVMMSMVGDLLYFTRRSVSNTYFPVLHPPIGVGSAFEGWTPLEDYNIVYRIFVPISAPRGHSFHLELGNEEELPSKNSRIRVELECTCAREQSFGNVQCFLHQPEEELRRNREPNLLQTLCTGSYLDVHKTSFWFQQMMKAAWKFLPESARHHIGVLPSRRSCKLRVFDAFDRIRFVELIFGVQQGDSDIFLSSENTDAIFTPDTVWPQSCTVAEMKFFRYIKAHVPQDSYHLRCMQLCARIVVGRDFTPYVLKTVVMHLLNTIPLERWCRREFLQRMDDIVEYLHCCIVEKRLDHFFLGNKEVPDEVTLHPDFLTSSPLNLFQDMAEDPNVHARALREVQYLRERLARLLTFGY